Proteins co-encoded in one Aquincola tertiaricarbonis genomic window:
- a CDS encoding amino acid aminotransferase, protein MSLFAKVEMAPRDPILGLSEQFNADPNPKKVNLGVGVYYDDNGKLPLLACVAQAEKQMVEAPKARGYLPIDGIAAYDKAVQGLVFGADSEVVKGGRVATVQAVGGTGGLKIGADFLKRLNPAAKVLISDPSWENHRALFTNAGFPVDAYPYYDAERRGVAFDAMLAALGQADAGTIVVLHACCHNPTGYDITPAQWQQVIDVVKSRGLVPFLDMAYQGFGQGIAEDGAVVQQFLAAGIDFFVSTSFSKSFSLYGERVGALSVVCSSAEEAGRVLSQLKIVIRTNYSNPPTHGAQVVATVLTTPELRRMWEEELAGMRARIKLMRTALVDKLTAAGFKGDLSYITRQQGMFSYSGLNKDQMVRLRNEFGVYGVDSGRICVAALNSHNIDAVAAAMAAVA, encoded by the coding sequence ATGTCGCTCTTCGCCAAAGTAGAAATGGCCCCCCGGGACCCGATCCTGGGTCTGTCGGAACAGTTCAATGCCGACCCCAACCCGAAGAAGGTCAACCTGGGCGTCGGGGTGTACTACGACGACAACGGCAAGCTGCCGCTGCTGGCCTGCGTGGCCCAGGCCGAAAAGCAGATGGTCGAAGCCCCCAAGGCCCGCGGCTACCTGCCCATCGACGGCATCGCCGCCTATGACAAGGCCGTGCAGGGCCTGGTGTTCGGGGCCGACAGCGAGGTGGTCAAGGGCGGCCGCGTGGCCACGGTGCAGGCCGTGGGCGGCACCGGCGGCCTGAAGATCGGCGCCGACTTCCTCAAGCGCCTGAACCCCGCCGCCAAGGTGCTGATCAGCGACCCCAGCTGGGAGAACCACCGCGCGCTGTTCACCAACGCCGGCTTCCCGGTGGACGCTTATCCCTACTACGACGCCGAACGCCGCGGCGTGGCCTTCGACGCCATGCTGGCTGCCCTCGGCCAGGCCGACGCCGGCACCATCGTCGTGCTGCACGCCTGCTGCCACAACCCCACCGGCTACGACATCACGCCCGCGCAATGGCAGCAGGTGATCGATGTGGTGAAGTCGCGCGGCCTGGTGCCCTTCCTGGACATGGCCTACCAGGGCTTCGGCCAGGGCATCGCCGAAGACGGCGCCGTGGTGCAGCAGTTCCTGGCCGCCGGCATCGACTTCTTCGTCTCCACCTCGTTCTCCAAGAGCTTCTCGCTCTACGGTGAGCGCGTGGGCGCGCTGTCGGTGGTGTGCAGCAGCGCCGAAGAAGCCGGCCGCGTGCTCAGCCAGCTGAAGATCGTCATCCGCACCAACTACTCCAACCCGCCCACCCACGGCGCCCAGGTGGTGGCCACGGTGCTGACCACGCCAGAGCTGCGCCGCATGTGGGAAGAAGAACTGGCCGGCATGCGCGCCCGCATCAAGCTGATGCGCACGGCGCTGGTCGACAAGCTCACCGCCGCCGGCTTCAAGGGCGACCTGAGCTACATCACCCGCCAGCAGGGCATGTTCAGCTACTCGGGCCTGAACAAGGACCAGATGGTGCGCCTGCGCAACGAATTCGGCGTCTACGGCGTCGATTCGGGCCGCATCTGCGTGGCCGCGCTCAACAGCCACAACATCGACGCGGTGGCTGCGGCCATGGCGGCGGTGGCCTGA
- the uvrB gene encoding excinuclease ABC subunit UvrB, translating into MTAVAETEASTPPAGEFVSYPGSPFQLFQPYPPAGDQPQAIAQLVEGVNDGLAYQTLLGVTGSGKTFTMANVIARLGRPAIVFAPNKTLAAQLYSEFREFFPKNAVEYFVSYYDYYQPEAYVPQRDLFIEKDSSINEHIEQMRLSATKSVLERRDVVIVASVSAIYGIGKPEDYTQMRFIVRVGDKIGQRDAIAQLIRMQYKRNETDFSRGSFRVRGDRIDVFPAEHSELAIRLELFDDEIESLSLFDPLTGQIRQKIPRFVIYPSSHYVTPRESVLRAIEGIKEELRWRLDELVKAGKLVEAQRLEQRTRFDLEMLQEVGHCKGIENYTRHLSGAAPGDPPPTLVDYMPKDAVMFFDESHVLMGQLGAMYNGDRARKSTLVEFGFRLPSAMDNRPLKFEEFERKVRQAVFVSATPAAYEKEHAGQVVEQVVRPTGLVDPIVEVRPAQQQVDDVLQEIRDRVVIGERVLITTLTKRMAEQLTDYLSDNGVKVRYMHSDIDTVERVEILRDLRLGTFDVLVGINLLREGLDIPEVSLVAILDADKEGFLRAERSLIQTIGRAARNLNGRAILYADRITDSMRKAIDETERRRAKQIAHNEAMGIVPRALNKKVRELIDGVVSDKTAKDDLKNAQAAAEVEAMSEKDLGKRIKLLEKQMLEHARNLEFEKAARVRDQLAVLREQAFGAAGHDSNVVPLVGRA; encoded by the coding sequence ATGACCGCAGTGGCGGAAACCGAAGCCTCCACCCCGCCGGCGGGTGAGTTCGTCAGTTATCCCGGCTCCCCGTTCCAGCTTTTCCAGCCTTATCCACCGGCCGGCGACCAGCCGCAGGCGATCGCGCAGCTGGTCGAAGGCGTGAACGACGGCCTGGCCTACCAGACGCTGCTGGGCGTGACCGGCTCGGGCAAGACCTTCACGATGGCCAACGTGATCGCGCGGCTGGGCCGGCCGGCGATCGTCTTCGCGCCCAACAAGACGCTGGCGGCGCAGCTGTACTCGGAGTTCCGCGAGTTCTTCCCGAAGAACGCGGTGGAGTACTTCGTCAGCTACTACGACTACTACCAGCCCGAGGCCTACGTGCCGCAGCGCGACCTGTTCATCGAGAAGGACTCGTCGATCAACGAGCACATCGAGCAGATGCGGCTGTCGGCCACCAAGAGCGTGCTGGAGCGGCGCGACGTGGTGATCGTGGCGAGCGTGAGTGCCATCTACGGCATCGGCAAGCCCGAGGACTACACCCAGATGCGCTTCATCGTGCGGGTGGGCGACAAGATCGGCCAGCGTGACGCCATCGCGCAGCTGATCCGCATGCAGTACAAGCGCAACGAGACCGACTTCTCGCGCGGCAGCTTCCGCGTGCGCGGCGACCGCATCGACGTGTTCCCGGCCGAACACTCGGAGCTGGCCATCCGGCTGGAGCTGTTCGACGACGAGATCGAGTCGCTGTCGCTGTTCGACCCGCTGACCGGGCAGATCCGCCAGAAGATCCCGCGCTTCGTCATCTACCCCAGCAGCCATTACGTGACGCCGCGCGAAAGCGTGCTGCGGGCCATCGAGGGCATCAAGGAAGAGCTGCGCTGGCGGCTCGATGAGCTGGTCAAGGCCGGCAAGCTGGTGGAGGCGCAGCGGCTGGAGCAGCGCACCCGCTTCGACCTGGAGATGCTGCAGGAGGTGGGCCACTGCAAGGGCATCGAGAACTACACCCGCCACCTCTCGGGCGCCGCGCCGGGCGATCCGCCGCCCACGCTGGTGGACTACATGCCCAAGGACGCGGTGATGTTCTTCGACGAATCGCATGTGCTGATGGGCCAGCTGGGCGCCATGTACAACGGCGACCGCGCACGCAAGAGCACGCTGGTGGAATTCGGTTTCCGCCTTCCTAGCGCGATGGACAACCGACCGCTGAAGTTCGAGGAATTCGAGCGCAAGGTGCGGCAGGCGGTGTTCGTCTCGGCCACGCCCGCGGCCTACGAGAAGGAGCATGCCGGCCAGGTGGTGGAGCAGGTGGTGCGGCCCACCGGCCTGGTCGATCCCATCGTGGAAGTGCGCCCCGCCCAGCAGCAGGTGGACGACGTGCTGCAGGAGATCCGCGACCGCGTGGTCATTGGCGAACGGGTGCTGATCACCACGCTGACCAAGCGCATGGCCGAGCAGCTGACCGACTACCTGAGCGACAACGGCGTCAAGGTGCGCTACATGCACTCGGACATCGACACGGTGGAGCGGGTGGAGATCCTGCGCGACCTGCGGCTGGGCACCTTCGACGTGCTGGTGGGCATCAACCTGCTGCGCGAGGGCCTGGACATTCCCGAGGTGTCGCTGGTGGCCATCCTGGACGCCGACAAGGAAGGCTTCCTGCGTGCCGAGCGCAGCCTGATCCAGACCATCGGCCGCGCGGCGCGCAACCTCAACGGCCGCGCCATCCTGTACGCCGACCGCATCACCGACTCGATGCGCAAGGCCATCGACGAGACCGAGCGCCGCCGGGCCAAGCAGATCGCGCACAACGAGGCCATGGGCATCGTGCCGCGCGCGCTGAACAAGAAGGTGCGCGAGCTGATCGACGGCGTGGTGAGCGACAAGACCGCCAAGGACGACCTGAAGAATGCGCAGGCCGCCGCCGAGGTGGAAGCCATGAGCGAGAAGGACCTGGGCAAGCGCATCAAGCTGCTGGAAAAGCAGATGCTGGAACACGCCCGCAACCTCGAGTTCGAGAAGGCGGCGCGGGTGCGCGACCAGCTGGCGGTGCTGCGCGAGCAGGCCTTCGGGGCGGCTGGCCACGACAGCAACGTGGTGCCGCTGGTGGGCCGGGCATGA
- a CDS encoding low molecular weight protein-tyrosine-phosphatase, translating into MRFAKQLLGVGGRDESAVRYRVLMVCLGNICRSPTAEGVLRAKLEAAGLSEAVQVDSAGTSGYHVGEKPDARAIRHAQQRGYALAGLRARQVSVDDFRRFDLILAMDDENLRELRRVRPADATAELSLLLDHATDPQRPRGSGRVPDPYYGPAGGFDHVLDLIEHACDGLVAHIRRQLEAVPPQA; encoded by the coding sequence ATGCGTTTTGCCAAACAGCTGCTGGGCGTGGGCGGCCGCGATGAGTCGGCGGTGCGCTACCGGGTGTTGATGGTGTGCCTGGGCAACATCTGCCGCTCACCCACGGCCGAAGGCGTGCTGCGCGCCAAGCTGGAGGCCGCCGGCCTCTCCGAGGCGGTGCAGGTGGATTCCGCCGGCACCAGCGGCTACCACGTCGGTGAAAAGCCGGATGCCCGCGCCATCCGCCATGCGCAGCAGCGCGGTTATGCGCTGGCGGGCTTGCGGGCGCGGCAGGTGAGCGTGGACGACTTCCGCCGCTTCGACCTGATCCTGGCGATGGACGACGAGAACCTGCGCGAGCTGCGCCGCGTGCGCCCGGCCGATGCTACGGCCGAGCTGAGCCTGCTGCTGGACCACGCCACCGACCCGCAACGCCCGCGCGGCAGTGGCCGCGTCCCTGACCCTTATTACGGTCCGGCGGGCGGTTTCGACCATGTGCTCGACCTCATCGAGCACGCCTGCGACGGCCTGGTGGCACACATTCGGCGGCAGCTGGAGGCGGTGCCGCCACAGGCATGA